A portion of the Desulfopila inferna genome contains these proteins:
- the dnaX gene encoding DNA polymerase III subunit gamma/tau, whose translation MSYLVLARKYRPQSFTDVVGQIPVVKTLQNSLLRQRVAHAILFSGVRGVGKTTLARIMAKAINCESTTETRPCNQCRSCAEITGGHSLDLHEIDGASNRGIQEIRELKEKIRFLPTSSPYKIIIIDEVHMLTTEAFNALLKTLEEPPAHVYFMFATTELHKIPITILSRCQRYELKRVSTTDLTTHFQKIANSEKVSLDPAALALIVREAEGSVRDGLSLLDQMFSFGDNTISHEDVIEVLGLIDRNTLMTITRALLAEDRVTALKALEGAFDYGIDIKRFTSDLLECFRTVLLVKLGNCGELIDLPEAEITDFGKIAAEYSFETIHFKLDLLMKATEELRFTTQPRLALETAFLKIIEAGNVIPVTALLSKIENLMATLPAEREVADSTDPGKKKTEPERDTPLTPAQPELQPPWHEVPPLSDEEPPLPEEPDCSAPPQESSVRTPDTEPPKALPPQEQPVQTEETPAVPEPHPHIRDVRKDWMEFTAYVKERKVWMAQDLQRAASAKEVEGELHLHYNDPAICTLLRNKNNRKLLTEFVLDFFQKDLTVRFILPDLSNGKDDDDSESPHRKRQQLTHDPLVQMAVEIFNGQIGDIRIGPRSR comes from the coding sequence ATGTCTTACCTGGTTCTCGCTCGAAAATACCGCCCCCAGTCCTTCACCGACGTCGTAGGCCAGATTCCGGTGGTCAAGACCCTGCAGAACAGCCTGTTGCGACAACGCGTCGCTCACGCCATTCTTTTCTCAGGAGTCAGGGGCGTCGGCAAGACGACACTTGCCCGTATTATGGCCAAGGCTATAAACTGCGAGAGTACCACGGAAACCCGACCGTGCAATCAATGCCGGTCATGCGCCGAGATCACAGGCGGTCATTCCCTTGATCTACACGAAATAGACGGTGCCTCCAACAGGGGCATTCAGGAAATCCGCGAGCTCAAGGAAAAGATACGCTTTCTGCCGACTTCATCGCCATACAAAATTATCATCATTGATGAAGTGCACATGCTCACTACGGAGGCCTTTAACGCACTTCTAAAGACACTGGAAGAGCCGCCGGCGCATGTCTATTTCATGTTCGCCACCACCGAACTGCACAAAATCCCCATTACCATCCTTTCCAGGTGCCAGCGCTACGAACTCAAGAGAGTCAGCACAACTGACCTGACGACTCATTTTCAAAAAATCGCAAATTCGGAAAAGGTATCCCTGGACCCGGCCGCGCTGGCCCTCATCGTCCGGGAAGCCGAGGGATCGGTCAGAGACGGCCTGAGCCTGCTGGACCAGATGTTCTCCTTCGGCGATAATACCATCAGCCATGAAGATGTCATTGAGGTACTCGGTCTGATCGACAGGAATACCCTGATGACCATCACCAGGGCTCTTCTCGCCGAAGACCGGGTAACCGCGCTGAAAGCACTGGAAGGCGCCTTCGACTACGGCATCGACATAAAACGATTCACTTCGGACCTGCTCGAATGTTTCAGGACTGTGCTTCTGGTCAAGCTGGGGAACTGCGGAGAACTTATAGACCTGCCGGAAGCTGAAATCACCGACTTCGGCAAAATCGCAGCCGAGTATTCCTTCGAAACCATCCATTTCAAACTTGACCTGCTCATGAAGGCAACAGAGGAGCTGCGCTTCACCACCCAGCCCCGGCTTGCCCTGGAAACAGCTTTTCTTAAAATTATCGAAGCCGGCAATGTCATCCCCGTTACCGCACTTTTGAGCAAGATCGAGAACCTCATGGCCACACTTCCGGCAGAGCGTGAGGTTGCCGACAGCACGGATCCCGGCAAAAAAAAAACTGAACCCGAACGGGATACGCCGTTAACTCCAGCACAGCCTGAACTTCAGCCGCCGTGGCATGAAGTGCCTCCGCTATCGGATGAGGAGCCGCCGCTCCCCGAAGAACCGGATTGTTCTGCCCCACCACAAGAATCATCCGTAAGGACTCCTGACACCGAGCCGCCCAAAGCGCTGCCGCCGCAGGAACAACCAGTGCAAACCGAAGAGACTCCCGCAGTACCGGAACCACACCCGCACATCCGTGATGTCCGCAAGGACTGGATGGAATTCACCGCTTATGTCAAGGAGCGCAAGGTGTGGATGGCCCAGGACCTCCAGCGCGCCGCTTCCGCCAAAGAAGTAGAAGGCGAACTGCACCTGCACTACAACGATCCGGCCATCTGCACATTACTCAGAAATAAGAATAACCGTAAGCTGCTTACCGAATTCGTCCTTGATTTTTTCCAAAAAGACCTCACTGTACGGTTTATACTCCCGGACTTGAGCAACGGCAAGGATGACGATGATTCGGAGAGTCCGCACAGAAAACGACAGCAGCTTACCCATGACCCGCTGGTGCAGATGGCGGTAGAGATTTTCAACGGCCAGATAGGGGATATTCGAATAGGCCCACGAAGCAGATAA
- the tadA gene encoding tRNA adenosine(34) deaminase TadA, with the protein MDNITKDEYWMELALHQAVLSREGGEVPVGAVLIRDDLLLAEAGNMPISTNDPTAHAEIRVLRQAAARIGNYRLPDTTLYVTLEPCPMCAGAILHARVRRVVFGAADPKTGALTSRYTMGSDGRFNHTLKISRGVLEERCALLLKDFFAGRRKKCP; encoded by the coding sequence ATGGACAATATCACGAAAGATGAGTACTGGATGGAATTAGCCCTGCACCAGGCAGTACTTTCCAGAGAAGGCGGCGAGGTTCCCGTCGGCGCGGTGCTTATCAGAGACGATCTACTTCTGGCCGAAGCAGGCAACATGCCGATATCGACGAATGATCCTACCGCCCATGCCGAAATTCGCGTATTGCGCCAGGCTGCGGCAAGAATTGGCAACTATCGTTTGCCGGACACTACCCTCTACGTCACCCTGGAACCCTGCCCCATGTGCGCCGGGGCAATTCTTCACGCCCGCGTCCGCCGTGTTGTTTTCGGCGCTGCGGACCCTAAAACCGGGGCGTTGACATCACGTTATACCATGGGCAGCGACGGCCGCTTCAACCATACCCTGAAAATCAGCAGAGGAGTTCTGGAAGAGAGATGCGCCTTGTTATTGAAAGATTTTTTCGCTGGCCGCCGCAAAAAATGTCCGTGA
- a CDS encoding sigma-54-dependent transcriptional regulator translates to MYTILMYEPQNVAPIDPALFGQSDLIFKSEAKDFQVELDRRQFDLIFLEINSQNGHNMELLEYAHRKSPYTPIIITSKSERADVVVQAMNRGASDFLVHPLTETRLAVAMRKAIESKEQKFEIDYHRRRQDVVYDFGDVIAFSNSMREVLVSLQKFAQTDSTILITGETGTGKSFLSGTVHFNSPRKKKPFVKINCANIPEALLESELFGHEKGAFTGADKQRVGRFEQACGGTIFLDEIGEMSIALQTKLLRVLEEKAFERVGGNKTINVDVRVIAATNKNLISQIEKGLFREDLYYRINVLPVRLPPLRERDLCIIPLANILLKKCCQSTRKEIMGFHSDALARIQSYGWPGNIRQLANTIERAVILTDGRQITAHNLLLPGNGAPTPQKSVTDEEKEFSGTSELQSEAGISLAGQEKELILRVLEESLWVQKNAAGRLGISPRALNYKIRKLGIRHPHWRRNK, encoded by the coding sequence ATGTATACAATATTGATGTACGAACCGCAAAATGTTGCTCCGATTGATCCAGCTTTATTTGGGCAGTCCGACCTCATCTTTAAATCGGAAGCGAAGGATTTTCAAGTAGAGCTTGACCGGCGCCAGTTCGACCTGATCTTTCTGGAGATCAATTCTCAAAATGGCCACAATATGGAACTCCTCGAATATGCACACCGGAAGAGTCCTTATACTCCTATTATCATCACCAGCAAATCGGAAAGAGCTGACGTTGTCGTACAGGCGATGAATCGGGGAGCTTCCGATTTTTTAGTTCATCCGTTAACGGAAACACGCCTTGCCGTGGCCATGCGGAAGGCCATAGAGAGCAAGGAACAGAAATTTGAAATCGATTATCATCGAAGAAGACAGGATGTGGTTTATGATTTTGGCGATGTTATCGCCTTCAGCAACAGCATGCGGGAAGTTCTGGTAAGCCTGCAGAAATTCGCCCAGACGGACTCCACCATCCTGATAACCGGGGAAACCGGAACCGGCAAGAGTTTCCTCTCCGGCACAGTACACTTTAATTCTCCGCGAAAGAAAAAACCGTTTGTGAAAATCAACTGTGCCAATATTCCGGAGGCGCTGCTCGAGTCAGAACTCTTCGGTCATGAAAAAGGTGCTTTTACCGGTGCCGACAAGCAGCGTGTCGGGCGGTTCGAACAAGCCTGCGGCGGCACCATTTTTCTCGATGAGATAGGGGAGATGAGCATCGCCCTGCAAACTAAACTGCTGAGGGTTCTGGAGGAAAAGGCCTTTGAGCGGGTTGGCGGGAACAAAACGATCAATGTCGATGTACGCGTTATTGCGGCCACCAACAAGAACCTGATCAGCCAGATAGAAAAGGGCCTCTTTCGCGAAGACCTTTATTACCGGATCAATGTCCTGCCGGTCAGACTGCCGCCTTTGCGGGAAAGGGATCTCTGCATTATTCCCCTGGCCAACATCCTTCTGAAGAAATGCTGCCAGTCGACCCGGAAAGAAATCATGGGTTTCCACAGCGATGCGCTGGCCAGAATCCAATCCTATGGCTGGCCGGGCAATATACGGCAGCTGGCCAATACCATAGAGCGTGCCGTCATTCTGACAGATGGCAGACAGATCACCGCCCACAATCTTCTGCTGCCCGGCAACGGCGCCCCAACTCCGCAAAAATCGGTAACGGACGAAGAAAAAGAGTTCAGCGGTACTTCGGAATTACAATCTGAAGCTGGTATCTCACTGGCCGGCCAGGAAAAAGAATTGATCCTGCGTGTTCTGGAGGAGTCGCTTTGGGTGCAGAAAAATGCTGCCGGCAGACTCGGAATCAGTCCAAGAGCCCTCAATTACAAGATTCGCAAGCTTGGCATCAGGCATCCCCATTGGCGTAGGAACAAATAG
- a CDS encoding IclR family transcriptional regulator encodes MTAKNEKYYFVSSLAKGLRILELLAEEGELSASQVAAHLETNRAAGHRFISTLRDLGYVEKTPEGKFCLTFKPLELGMKTLDRFEIRHFAHPYMQEIALAFKETVNLGHWDRGAIVHLDKIDSTEILRMDLGLGAQAPAYCTGLGKAILAFLPEVELENYLQSVKFTSFTPNTIITAQQLKDEINKIRRQGYAVDDEELSLGLRCVAAPILDYAGRPTYAMSVSGPTQRMSVEKIQNIQEKLLAVCHRLERKTGAPEKTEAEHPAARM; translated from the coding sequence ATGACGGCAAAAAATGAAAAATATTATTTTGTTTCTTCTTTGGCAAAAGGTCTGCGTATTCTCGAGCTTCTTGCCGAAGAGGGTGAGTTGTCCGCATCTCAGGTAGCCGCACATCTTGAGACCAACAGGGCGGCGGGCCACCGATTTATCAGTACCCTGCGCGATCTGGGCTATGTCGAAAAAACTCCGGAAGGGAAATTCTGTCTAACTTTCAAGCCCCTCGAACTCGGGATGAAGACGCTCGACCGGTTTGAGATCCGCCATTTTGCCCATCCATATATGCAGGAGATTGCTCTTGCCTTTAAAGAAACAGTCAATCTCGGTCACTGGGACAGGGGAGCCATCGTTCATCTGGATAAAATAGACAGCACGGAGATCCTGCGCATGGATCTGGGACTTGGCGCACAGGCACCCGCTTATTGTACAGGTCTTGGCAAGGCCATCCTGGCTTTTCTGCCGGAGGTTGAGCTGGAAAATTATCTGCAGTCGGTGAAATTCACCTCATTTACACCCAATACAATCATTACAGCGCAGCAATTGAAAGACGAGATTAACAAGATTCGCCGACAGGGATATGCTGTTGACGATGAAGAACTCAGTCTGGGATTGAGATGTGTAGCCGCGCCGATATTGGATTATGCCGGGCGACCAACCTATGCGATGAGCGTTTCCGGGCCTACGCAGAGGATGTCCGTAGAAAAAATACAGAATATTCAGGAAAAGCTGCTTGCTGTCTGTCATAGGCTTGAACGGAAGACCGGGGCTCCCGAGAAAACAGAAGCTGAGCATCCTGCAGCAAGAATGTAA
- the panB gene encoding 3-methyl-2-oxobutanoate hydroxymethyltransferase encodes MSKKKLSRIQLDQMKAERKTAVWITAYDYWTASFAEEAGMDMILVGDSLGMCIYGYSGTVPVTMDQCIYHCEGVRRGAPNTFIIGDMPFLSYQVSVEEAVRNAGRFHKEAAVDAIKLEGGKRVCPQIKAIADGGMLVMGHIGLTPQSSGQQGGFKAQGRNADAAKELIEDAQAIEEAGAFALLVEAVPPEVCGIIRDTLKIPVYSIGAGVEADGQLMICSDVLGIFQAFTPKFVKKYENLGAKTVDAFKNYVADARNKEFPADEHTYKMIDGEMEKLQNLLKQ; translated from the coding sequence ATGAGTAAGAAAAAATTATCACGTATTCAGTTGGATCAGATGAAAGCGGAACGGAAAACGGCAGTCTGGATCACCGCATATGATTACTGGACCGCTTCATTTGCCGAGGAAGCGGGCATGGACATGATCCTGGTCGGCGATTCTCTGGGGATGTGCATCTATGGGTACAGCGGCACGGTGCCGGTGACCATGGATCAGTGCATTTATCACTGTGAAGGAGTAAGGCGCGGAGCTCCCAACACCTTTATAATCGGAGACATGCCTTTTCTCTCCTATCAGGTAAGTGTTGAAGAAGCGGTACGCAATGCCGGACGTTTTCATAAAGAGGCCGCCGTCGATGCCATCAAACTCGAGGGTGGAAAACGGGTCTGCCCGCAGATAAAGGCTATTGCCGATGGCGGTATGCTGGTCATGGGCCATATCGGATTGACGCCGCAGAGCTCCGGACAGCAGGGTGGTTTTAAAGCGCAGGGCCGCAATGCCGATGCCGCCAAGGAACTCATCGAGGATGCTCAGGCCATTGAAGAGGCCGGTGCCTTTGCCTTACTCGTCGAAGCAGTTCCTCCCGAGGTTTGCGGCATCATCCGTGATACTCTGAAAATTCCGGTATACAGCATCGGTGCCGGTGTCGAAGCCGATGGGCAGCTGATGATCTGCAGTGATGTGCTTGGTATCTTTCAGGCCTTTACTCCGAAATTTGTCAAAAAATATGAAAATCTCGGCGCCAAGACCGTCGATGCCTTCAAGAATTATGTTGCCGATGCCAGGAACAAAGAATTTCCAGCCGATGAGCACACCTATAAGATGATCGATGGAGAGATGGAAAAACTGCAGAACCTCCTGAAGCAATAA